Proteins encoded together in one Cicer arietinum cultivar CDC Frontier isolate Library 1 chromosome 4, Cicar.CDCFrontier_v2.0, whole genome shotgun sequence window:
- the LOC140920033 gene encoding uncharacterized protein: MIPEFIPPIVTLMTETSLDFPDRDSPTAWVYDPISRRATYTGRVVRTSRKDGEVFFVELTREKIDYPVPFALVLGMSGAWEDAKDSSVRVEAEVVVGAEDTVVGPGTSGKDKGQMPMEREIVGPSRRTESELPLPMNDLLPTVTKVADCFEVLAPPKPPILWVDLTSEENDPSLYVDEDEVTSKMDAASDGTCGACGGHPCYCSC, encoded by the coding sequence atgatacccgagttcaTTCCACCGATTGTTACCTTGATGACGGAGacgtcgttagacttccctgatcGAGACTCGCCGACTGCTTGGGTATATGACCCCATCTCAAGAAGGGCCACTTATACGGGGAGGGTAGTGAGGACTAGTAGGAAAGATGGGGAAGTATTTTTTGTGGAACTCACTCGCGAGAAGATTGATTATCCGGTACCTTTTGCATTAGTGCTTGGGATGAGTGGAGCTTGGGAAGATGCGAAGGATTCCTCAGTTAGAGTGGAGGCAGAAGTCGTTGTGGGAGCTGAGGATACAGTGGTTGGACCAGGGACTAGCGGAAAGGATAAGGGGCAGATGCCCATGGAGCGAGAGATTGTAGGGCCATCTAGGCGGACCGAGTCAGAGCTTCCTCTTCCAATGAATGATCTTTTACCGACTGTCACTAAAGTAGCAGACTGTTTTGAGGTCCTGGCGCCGCCGAAGCCCCCTATCTTgtgggtggatctgacttctgaAGAGAACGATCCATCTCTGTATGTTGATGAGGATGAGGTTACCTCGAAGATGGATGCTGCGTCAGACGGAACTTGTGGAGcgtgtggaggtcacccatgttattgtagttgctag